Proteins encoded in a region of the Massilia sp. UMI-21 genome:
- a CDS encoding ThuA domain-containing protein, which produces MKFPFILRPLLLASVFAVLPAHAQQFKVLLFTKTAGWHHDAVHAGVGAVQELGKLHDFEVFWTADAKRVMNDAELAKYQAVVFLLTTGDILDDAQQAAFERYIRKGGGFVGVHSAADTEYGWPWYTRMVGHMFRVHPAVQTAVLQVRERNFPGMERFAPRSLFTDEWYEFGPATSSTLRYLLTVDESSYRPETTWPDRKGTGMGMGSFHPISWYQPYEGGRAFYTALGHIAATYRDPVFLHHLYGGIYWAATGRGFRAD; this is translated from the coding sequence ATGAAATTTCCTTTCATCCTGCGACCCCTGTTGCTGGCCTCGGTGTTTGCCGTCCTGCCGGCCCATGCCCAGCAGTTCAAGGTCTTGCTGTTCACCAAGACCGCAGGCTGGCACCACGATGCGGTGCATGCGGGCGTCGGCGCCGTGCAGGAACTGGGCAAGCTGCACGATTTCGAGGTCTTCTGGACCGCCGATGCGAAGCGCGTGATGAACGATGCCGAGCTGGCCAAGTACCAGGCCGTGGTGTTCCTGCTGACCACCGGCGACATCCTCGACGACGCCCAGCAGGCCGCCTTCGAGCGCTACATCCGCAAGGGCGGCGGCTTCGTGGGCGTGCACAGCGCGGCGGACACCGAGTACGGCTGGCCGTGGTACACCCGGATGGTCGGACACATGTTCCGCGTGCACCCGGCGGTGCAGACCGCGGTGCTGCAGGTGCGCGAACGCAATTTTCCGGGCATGGAGCGCTTCGCGCCGCGCAGCCTGTTCACCGACGAGTGGTACGAGTTCGGCCCCGCCACGTCCAGCACGCTGCGCTACCTGCTCACGGTCGACGAGTCGAGCTACCGGCCGGAGACGACCTGGCCCGACCGCAAGGGCACGGGCATGGGCATGGGCAGCTTCCACCCGATCAGCTGGTACCAGCCCTACGAGGGCGGGCGCGCCTTCTACACCGCGCTGGGCCACATCGCGGCCACGTACCGCGACCCGGTCTTCCTGCACCACCTGTATGGCGGCATCTATTGGGCGGCGACGGGACGGGGCTTCCGGGCCGACTGA
- a CDS encoding FixH family protein produces the protein MKKENDMQANLRLGPATPWYRHRWPWFLMIGPVLVLVGGVVMMWLATSRPDAMVVGDYYKQGKAINQELRRDRVATRLGLSFDAGYDAAAGRITGSLRSHGAPVRAPFHIRLAHPTQPGRDRVLEALPDGQGRFAAAAPALEPTHWQVVVEGGAGTEAWRLAGSWSPARQARLLIHADVQ, from the coding sequence ATGAAGAAGGAGAACGACATGCAAGCCAATCTGCGCCTGGGACCGGCCACGCCCTGGTACCGGCACCGCTGGCCCTGGTTCCTGATGATCGGCCCGGTGCTGGTGCTGGTCGGCGGCGTCGTCATGATGTGGCTGGCGACCAGCCGCCCGGATGCGATGGTGGTCGGCGACTACTACAAGCAGGGCAAGGCCATCAACCAGGAACTGCGCCGCGACCGCGTGGCGACCCGGCTCGGCCTGAGCTTCGATGCCGGCTACGATGCCGCCGCGGGCCGGATCACGGGAAGCCTGCGCAGCCATGGCGCGCCGGTGCGGGCGCCGTTCCACATCCGCCTGGCGCACCCGACCCAGCCTGGGCGCGACCGCGTGCTGGAAGCACTGCCGGACGGGCAGGGACGTTTCGCGGCAGCCGCGCCGGCGCTGGAGCCGACGCACTGGCAGGTGGTCGTCGAAGGCGGGGCCGGGACCGAGGCCTGGCGCCTGGCCGGCAGCTGGAGCCCTGCCAGGCAGGCGCGCCTGCTGATCCACGCGGACGTGCAGTGA
- the ccoG gene encoding cytochrome c oxidase accessory protein CcoG — MNAPDQAPREAVIRMYAAREDIYPREIKGRYASLRWACVWLTQLLFYGLPWIQMHGRQAVLFDLASRKFYLFGLVLWPQDFIYLAALLIICAYGLFLVTAVAGRVWCGFACPQTVYTEIFLWIERRFEGARSARIRLDRQPWTLGKIARKGGKHAAWGLVALWTGFTFVGYFTPVRELSFDIASFGLGPWETFWVLFYGFATYGNAGWMREQVCKYMCPYARFQSAMFDKDTLIVTYDAARGEPRSARQGAPGSGDCIDCSMCVQVCPTGIDIRKGLQYECIGCAACVDACNGVMDKVNRPRGLIRYATENALAAGLSLAQVRRRLLRPRVLIYSAVLAILGAAMASSLALRNPLKLDVIRDRGSMGREVDDGMIENVYRLQVMNTLEQPQRLRITVEGIASAQVVDGDLIDIDAATTRAVPVRVRIPGGEGKPGSNRIAFTLASDQSAALRVTEEAAFIIPK, encoded by the coding sequence ATGAATGCCCCCGACCAGGCGCCGCGCGAAGCGGTCATCCGCATGTACGCGGCGCGCGAAGACATCTACCCGCGCGAGATCAAGGGCCGCTACGCCTCGCTGCGCTGGGCCTGCGTCTGGCTCACGCAGCTGCTGTTCTACGGCCTGCCCTGGATCCAGATGCACGGCCGCCAGGCGGTGCTGTTCGACCTGGCCAGCCGCAAGTTCTACCTGTTCGGCCTGGTGCTGTGGCCGCAGGATTTCATCTACCTGGCCGCGCTGCTGATCATCTGCGCCTACGGGCTGTTTTTGGTGACGGCGGTGGCGGGCCGGGTATGGTGCGGCTTCGCCTGCCCGCAGACCGTCTATACCGAGATCTTCCTCTGGATCGAGCGCAGGTTCGAGGGCGCACGCAGCGCCAGGATCCGCCTCGACCGCCAGCCCTGGACGCTCGGGAAGATCGCGCGCAAGGGCGGCAAGCATGCCGCCTGGGGGCTGGTGGCGCTGTGGACCGGCTTCACCTTCGTGGGCTATTTCACGCCGGTGCGCGAACTGAGTTTCGACATCGCCTCCTTCGGCCTGGGGCCGTGGGAGACGTTCTGGGTGCTGTTCTATGGCTTCGCCACCTACGGCAATGCCGGCTGGATGCGCGAGCAGGTCTGCAAGTACATGTGCCCGTATGCGCGCTTCCAGAGCGCGATGTTCGACAAGGACACCCTGATCGTCACCTACGACGCGGCGCGCGGCGAACCACGCAGCGCGCGCCAGGGTGCGCCCGGCAGCGGCGACTGCATCGACTGCAGCATGTGCGTGCAGGTCTGCCCGACCGGGATCGACATCCGCAAGGGCCTGCAATACGAGTGCATCGGCTGCGCCGCCTGCGTGGATGCCTGCAACGGCGTGATGGACAAGGTGAACCGTCCGCGCGGCCTGATCCGCTACGCGACCGAGAACGCGCTGGCCGCGGGCTTGAGCCTGGCGCAGGTGCGCCGGCGACTGCTGCGTCCGCGCGTGCTGATCTATAGCGCCGTGCTGGCGATCCTGGGCGCCGCCATGGCGAGCTCGCTCGCGCTGCGCAATCCGCTCAAGCTGGACGTGATCCGCGACCGCGGCTCGATGGGGCGCGAAGTGGACGACGGCATGATCGAGAACGTCTACCGGCTGCAGGTGATGAACACGCTCGAACAGCCGCAGCGCCTGCGCATCACGGTGGAGGGGATCGCCTCGGCGCAGGTGGTGGACGGGGACCTCATCGACATCGACGCCGCGACCACGCGCGCGGTGCCGGTGCGGGTGCGCATTCCAGGGGGCGAGGGCAAGCCGGGCTCGAACCGGATCGCCTTCACCCTGGCGTCCGACCAGAGCGCCGCATTGCGGGTGACCGAAGAAGCCGCATTCATCATTCCGAAATGA
- the ccoP gene encoding cytochrome-c oxidase, cbb3-type subunit III: MADFFNEFWHWYVAVITVLSILGCGILLWSQSSYRVKLRADGTPEQTTGHVWDEDLTELNTPMPRWWIVLFWLTIVFGFGYLALYPGLGSYAGRLGWHSTGEYQAELKQARLDFGPVFAKYAGQDLKVVAADPQAHAIGERLFLNYCAQCHGSDARGSKGFPNLQDRDWLHGGEPAAIKQTILHGRVGNMPPMGAALGTDKDIESVAHYVRSLSGLTADPIKVSFGKPKFAACAACHGAEGKGNPALGAPNLADKTWLYGGSAETVMETIRKGRTNTMPAFGEFLGEEKVHVLAAYVWSLSNAPAQQPIVTAQAK; the protein is encoded by the coding sequence GTGGCTGATTTCTTCAACGAGTTCTGGCACTGGTACGTGGCCGTCATCACGGTGCTGTCGATCCTGGGCTGCGGCATCCTGCTGTGGTCGCAGTCGAGCTACCGCGTCAAGCTGCGCGCCGACGGCACGCCCGAGCAGACCACCGGGCACGTCTGGGACGAGGACCTGACCGAGTTGAATACCCCGATGCCGCGCTGGTGGATCGTGCTGTTCTGGCTCACCATCGTGTTCGGCTTCGGCTACCTGGCCCTGTATCCGGGCCTGGGCAGCTACGCCGGCAGGCTGGGATGGCATTCCACCGGCGAGTACCAGGCCGAGCTGAAGCAGGCCCGGCTCGACTTCGGTCCGGTGTTCGCAAAATACGCCGGCCAGGACCTGAAGGTGGTGGCTGCCGACCCGCAGGCCCACGCCATCGGCGAGCGCCTGTTCCTGAACTATTGCGCCCAGTGCCACGGTTCGGATGCGCGCGGCAGCAAGGGCTTCCCGAACCTGCAGGATCGCGACTGGCTGCACGGCGGCGAGCCGGCCGCGATCAAGCAGACCATCCTGCACGGGCGGGTCGGCAACATGCCGCCGATGGGCGCGGCGCTCGGCACCGACAAGGACATCGAGAGCGTGGCGCATTACGTGCGCAGCCTGTCGGGCCTGACGGCCGACCCGATCAAGGTCTCCTTCGGCAAGCCCAAGTTCGCCGCCTGCGCGGCCTGCCACGGCGCCGAGGGCAAGGGCAACCCGGCCCTGGGCGCGCCCAACCTGGCCGACAAGACCTGGCTGTACGGCGGCAGCGCGGAAACCGTGATGGAAACCATCCGCAAGGGCCGCACCAACACCATGCCGGCCTTCGGCGAGTTCCTCGGCGAAGAAAAGGTGCACGTGCTGGCGGCCTATGTCTGGAGCCTGTCGAACGCGCCCGCCCAGCAACCCATCGTCACGGCGCAAGCAAAATGA
- a CDS encoding cbb3-type cytochrome c oxidase subunit 3 — MALQQIFDDASSVMTVISFTTFLGIVGWTYVLRKGSDFDAAARLPFADENDAAGESDRG; from the coding sequence ATGGCACTCCAACAGATCTTTGACGACGCGAGCAGCGTCATGACCGTCATCAGCTTCACGACCTTCCTGGGCATCGTCGGCTGGACTTACGTGCTGCGCAAGGGCAGCGATTTCGACGCCGCGGCGCGTCTGCCGTTCGCAGACGAGAACGACGCGGCAGGGGAGAGCGACCGTGGCTGA
- the ccoO gene encoding cytochrome-c oxidase, cbb3-type subunit II yields MKFTHEWIEKNPWLLIGLVLLVISFGGLVEIVPLFFQKSTTEPVAGLKPYSPLRLAGRDVYIREGCYNCHSQMIRPFRAETERYGHYSVAGEFVYDHPFQWGSKRTGPDLARVGGRYSDEWHRTHLDNPRDVVPESNMPGYPWLAKAKLNPEDIIPKMRAMRRIGVPYSEAEIAAAPSEVAGRSEQDALIAYLQGLGTQIKTRN; encoded by the coding sequence ATGAAATTCACGCATGAATGGATCGAGAAGAACCCCTGGCTGCTGATTGGCCTGGTGCTGCTCGTGATTTCCTTCGGCGGCCTGGTCGAGATCGTGCCGCTGTTCTTCCAGAAGTCGACCACCGAACCGGTGGCGGGCCTGAAGCCCTATTCGCCGCTGCGCCTGGCCGGCCGAGACGTCTACATCCGCGAAGGCTGCTACAACTGCCACTCGCAGATGATCCGGCCGTTCCGCGCCGAGACCGAGCGCTACGGCCACTACTCGGTGGCGGGCGAATTCGTCTACGACCACCCGTTCCAGTGGGGCTCGAAGCGCACCGGGCCGGACCTGGCCCGCGTGGGCGGGCGCTACAGCGACGAATGGCACCGCACCCACCTCGACAATCCGCGCGACGTGGTGCCGGAATCGAACATGCCGGGTTATCCGTGGCTGGCCAAGGCCAAGCTGAACCCGGAAGACATCATCCCCAAGATGCGCGCCATGCGCCGCATCGGCGTGCCGTACAGCGAGGCCGAGATCGCGGCCGCACCGAGCGAGGTGGCCGGCAGGAGCGAGCAGGACGCGCTGATCGCCTACCTGCAGGGCCTGGGCACCCAGATCAAGACGAGGAACTAA
- the ccoN gene encoding cytochrome-c oxidase, cbb3-type subunit I, translating into MDTSLNYNYKIVRQFAIATVVWGVIGMAAGVFIAAQLAWPALNFDIPWLSYGRLRPLHTNAVIFAFGICGLFATSYYVVQRTCQVRLFSDRLASFTFWGWQAVLVSAAISLPMGFTRGKEYAELEWPIALLITVVWVAYAVVFFGTLVKRRVKHIYVANWFFGAYILAVAVLHVVNGAVVPVSAMKSYSVYAGVQDAMIQWWYGHNAVGFILTAGYLGMVYYFIPKQAERPVYSYRLSIVHFWALIFTYMWAGPHHLHYTALPDWTQSIGMVFSLILLAPSWGGMINGIMTLSGAWHKLRSDPILKFLIVSLSFYGMATFEGPMMSIKTINSLSHYTDWTVAHVHAGALGWVGFITMGSIYYLIPRLAGKKQMWSMQLVETHFWVATIGIVLYIASMWIAGVMQGLMWRAVNPDGTLTYTFAESVKATYPYYVIRFTGGFLYLSGMLLMAFNTWKTLSGTRSVDATIPTGPARPHLNHAQPEAAHA; encoded by the coding sequence TTGGACACCAGTCTAAACTATAACTACAAGATCGTGCGCCAGTTTGCCATCGCGACCGTCGTCTGGGGCGTGATCGGCATGGCTGCCGGCGTCTTCATCGCGGCGCAGCTGGCCTGGCCCGCGCTCAATTTCGACATCCCCTGGCTGAGCTACGGCCGACTGCGCCCGCTGCACACCAACGCGGTCATTTTCGCCTTCGGCATCTGCGGCCTGTTCGCCACCTCGTACTACGTGGTGCAGCGCACCTGCCAGGTGCGCCTGTTCTCCGACAGGTTGGCCAGCTTCACCTTCTGGGGCTGGCAGGCGGTGCTGGTCTCGGCCGCGATCTCGCTGCCGATGGGCTTCACCCGCGGCAAGGAATACGCCGAGCTGGAATGGCCGATCGCGCTCCTGATCACGGTCGTCTGGGTGGCCTATGCGGTGGTGTTCTTCGGTACCCTGGTCAAGCGCCGCGTCAAGCACATCTACGTGGCCAACTGGTTCTTCGGTGCCTACATCCTGGCGGTCGCGGTCCTGCACGTGGTCAACGGCGCGGTGGTGCCGGTGTCCGCGATGAAGTCGTATTCCGTGTACGCCGGCGTGCAGGACGCGATGATCCAGTGGTGGTACGGCCATAACGCGGTGGGCTTCATCCTGACCGCCGGCTACCTCGGCATGGTCTATTACTTCATCCCGAAACAGGCCGAGCGCCCGGTGTATTCGTATCGCCTGTCGATCGTGCACTTCTGGGCCCTGATCTTCACCTACATGTGGGCCGGCCCGCACCACCTGCACTACACCGCGCTGCCCGACTGGACCCAGTCGATCGGCATGGTGTTCTCGCTGATCCTGCTGGCGCCGTCGTGGGGCGGCATGATCAACGGCATCATGACCCTGTCGGGCGCCTGGCACAAGCTGCGCTCGGACCCGATCCTGAAGTTCCTGATCGTCTCGCTGTCGTTCTACGGCATGGCCACCTTCGAGGGCCCGATGATGTCGATCAAGACCATCAACTCGCTGTCGCACTACACCGACTGGACCGTCGCCCACGTGCACGCCGGCGCCCTGGGCTGGGTCGGCTTCATCACCATGGGCTCGATCTACTACCTGATCCCGCGCCTGGCCGGTAAAAAGCAGATGTGGAGCATGCAACTGGTCGAGACCCACTTTTGGGTCGCCACCATCGGCATCGTCCTGTACATCGCCTCGATGTGGATCGCCGGCGTGATGCAGGGCCTGATGTGGCGCGCGGTGAACCCGGACGGCACCCTGACCTACACCTTCGCCGAAAGCGTCAAGGCCACCTATCCCTACTACGTGATCCGCTTCACCGGCGGCTTCCTGTACCTGTCGGGCATGCTGCTGATGGCCTTCAATACCTGGAAGACGCTGAGCGGTACCCGCAGCGTGGACGCGACCATCCCGACCGGCCCGGCCAGGCCGCACCTGAACCACGCCCAGCCAGAAGCTGCGCACGCCTGA
- a CDS encoding TraR/DksA family transcriptional regulator, translating to MPPLSHSVSEQLSQRLHQTRKDLLDAVRARTGAPDDEAPSIAPLAHQGQSDDAPQSEMISHNEQHLAEHESALLHEIDVAIGKLESGGAGICESCGRDIAEARLLATPTVRLCIECQQQLEKDQHTGRGPSM from the coding sequence ATGCCGCCTCTATCGCACTCCGTATCCGAACAACTGAGCCAGCGCCTGCACCAGACGCGCAAGGACCTGCTCGACGCGGTCCGCGCCCGCACCGGTGCGCCGGATGACGAAGCCCCGAGCATTGCCCCGCTCGCCCACCAGGGCCAGAGCGACGACGCGCCGCAGTCCGAAATGATCAGCCACAACGAGCAGCACCTGGCCGAGCACGAATCCGCCCTGCTGCACGAGATCGACGTCGCCATCGGCAAGCTGGAGTCGGGCGGCGCCGGCATCTGCGAATCCTGCGGCCGCGACATCGCCGAGGCACGCCTGCTGGCCACCCCGACCGTCCGCCTGTGCATCGAATGCCAGCAGCAGCTCGAGAAAGACCAGCACACCGGGCGCGGCCCGTCGATGTAG
- the ccoS gene encoding cbb3-type cytochrome oxidase assembly protein CcoS translates to MEALYLLVPLSVMLVALAVWIFFGAAESGQFEDLEGPGMRILVDDDRGELACGPAQPAGPERADGAPGAV, encoded by the coding sequence ATGGAAGCGCTGTATCTGCTCGTTCCACTCAGCGTGATGCTGGTCGCGCTGGCGGTGTGGATATTCTTTGGCGCGGCGGAGAGCGGCCAGTTCGAGGACCTGGAAGGACCGGGGATGCGGATCCTGGTCGATGACGACCGGGGGGAGCTTGCATGCGGCCCGGCGCAGCCGGCCGGCCCTGAACGCGCGGACGGCGCGCCCGGCGCCGTCTAG
- the cadA gene encoding cadmium-translocating P-type ATPase, whose amino-acid sequence MSAVLAEIAAPAGIGRGAPEGRARSGAGCFHCGAPVPNGSSWQARIDGAARSMCCPGCAAAAEAIVAGGFADYYHARTEYAAPVADAADEPELALFDQQGMDGEGSFSIEGVRCGACVWLVERRLGQLAGVREVSLNVALGRVFVRWDPQLCRVSGIVRALRAIGYSAAPYDVQRHDQGIERARRRLFRQLFVAGLAMMQVMMYAVPVYLAEDGSMDADMRALMGWASFALTLPAVFYSALPFFEGAWRDLKRGVPGMDVPVALGIAAAFAGSCVSLVSGRGDVYFDSITMFVFLLLGSRYLELGARRRASQALDALRRGLPASALRLRGDPGARDTELVPASTLAVGDLVLVTPAKAVPTDGVVVEGETDLDFSLLTGESRSRRMGPGDTLPGGAVNAGQAVVVRVTSVARDSTLAMLVRLVERAGLGKPAMALWADRVAAWFVLGLLLLTVAVYLVWSSVDPARAWHAAVAVLVVSCPCALSLATPTALAAATDRLLGRGVLAVAPHTLETFERATHVVFDKTGTLTLGRVVLRQVVPVGSLDSDLCLRIGSALQAENSHPVGIAVRAAMPGHGLVAGKLRAEIGRGFEGTIDGVVYRIGTAEFAQELAGGMVRCAAPTGTSTAWLACEGHWLARFDLADGLRPEASEVVRRFQRAGKTVILLSGDDQAAASAVARQLGIANAFGDRLPAEKLAFVRELQQEGAVVAVVGDGSNDAAVLRGADVSFAMGRGTELAQVHADGVLLGDSLLPLADAADTARRTMAIIRQNLVWASVYNLAAIPAAATGLLSPWLSGIGMAASSAIVVLNALRLRKE is encoded by the coding sequence ATGAGCGCGGTGCTGGCGGAGATCGCGGCGCCGGCCGGCATCGGCCGGGGCGCGCCCGAGGGGCGGGCAAGGTCGGGCGCCGGCTGCTTCCATTGCGGCGCGCCGGTGCCGAACGGCAGCAGCTGGCAGGCCCGGATCGACGGTGCGGCGCGCAGCATGTGCTGCCCCGGCTGCGCCGCCGCCGCCGAAGCCATCGTCGCCGGCGGTTTCGCCGACTACTACCACGCGCGCACCGAATACGCCGCCCCGGTCGCGGATGCGGCGGACGAACCCGAGCTGGCGCTGTTCGACCAGCAGGGCATGGATGGCGAGGGCAGCTTCTCGATCGAGGGGGTGCGCTGCGGCGCCTGCGTCTGGCTGGTCGAGCGCCGCCTCGGCCAGCTGGCCGGCGTGCGGGAAGTCTCGCTCAACGTCGCCCTGGGGCGCGTGTTCGTGCGCTGGGATCCGCAGCTTTGCCGCGTCAGCGGCATCGTGCGCGCGCTGCGCGCGATCGGCTACAGCGCGGCCCCGTATGATGTGCAGCGCCACGACCAGGGAATCGAGCGCGCTCGCCGCCGCCTGTTCCGCCAGCTGTTCGTGGCCGGCCTGGCGATGATGCAGGTGATGATGTATGCGGTGCCGGTCTACCTGGCCGAGGACGGCAGCATGGATGCCGACATGCGCGCGCTGATGGGCTGGGCCTCGTTCGCGCTGACCCTGCCGGCCGTGTTCTATTCGGCACTGCCGTTTTTCGAGGGCGCCTGGCGCGACCTGAAGCGCGGCGTGCCGGGCATGGACGTGCCGGTGGCGCTGGGCATCGCGGCCGCCTTCGCCGGCAGCTGCGTCAGCCTGGTGTCCGGCAGGGGCGACGTCTATTTCGACTCGATCACGATGTTCGTCTTCCTGCTGCTCGGCAGCCGCTACCTGGAGCTGGGGGCGCGCCGCCGCGCCTCGCAGGCGCTCGACGCGCTGCGCCGCGGACTGCCGGCGTCGGCCTTGCGCCTGCGCGGCGACCCCGGCGCGCGCGATACCGAACTGGTGCCGGCGTCGACCCTGGCGGTCGGCGACCTGGTGCTGGTCACGCCGGCCAAGGCGGTCCCCACGGACGGCGTCGTGGTGGAGGGCGAGACCGATCTCGATTTTTCCCTGCTGACCGGCGAAAGCCGCTCGCGCCGCATGGGTCCCGGCGACACGCTGCCGGGTGGCGCCGTGAATGCCGGCCAGGCGGTGGTGGTGCGCGTCACCTCGGTGGCGCGCGACAGCACGCTGGCGATGCTGGTGCGCCTGGTCGAACGGGCCGGCCTCGGCAAGCCGGCCATGGCCTTGTGGGCCGACCGGGTCGCCGCCTGGTTCGTGCTCGGCCTGCTGCTGCTCACCGTGGCGGTGTACCTGGTCTGGAGCAGCGTCGATCCGGCGCGCGCCTGGCATGCCGCGGTGGCGGTGCTGGTGGTGTCCTGTCCCTGTGCGCTGTCGCTGGCCACCCCGACCGCGCTGGCGGCGGCCACCGACCGGCTGCTGGGGCGCGGCGTGCTGGCGGTCGCGCCGCACACGCTGGAAACCTTCGAGCGTGCCACCCACGTCGTGTTCGACAAGACCGGCACGCTGACCCTGGGCCGCGTGGTGCTGCGCCAGGTGGTGCCGGTCGGTTCGCTCGACAGCGACCTGTGCCTGCGCATCGGCTCGGCGCTGCAGGCCGAGAACTCCCATCCGGTCGGGATCGCGGTCCGTGCGGCGATGCCGGGGCATGGCCTGGTGGCGGGCAAGCTGCGCGCCGAGATCGGGCGCGGTTTCGAAGGCACGATCGACGGCGTCGTGTACCGGATCGGCACCGCCGAATTCGCGCAGGAACTGGCCGGCGGCATGGTGCGCTGCGCGGCGCCGACCGGCACCAGCACCGCCTGGCTGGCCTGCGAGGGCCACTGGCTGGCGCGCTTCGACCTGGCCGACGGCCTGCGCCCGGAAGCCTCCGAGGTGGTGCGGCGCTTCCAGCGCGCCGGCAAGACCGTGATCCTGCTCAGCGGCGACGACCAGGCCGCGGCCAGCGCGGTGGCGCGCCAGCTCGGCATCGCCAACGCTTTCGGCGACCGGCTGCCGGCCGAGAAGCTGGCCTTCGTGCGCGAACTGCAGCAGGAGGGCGCGGTGGTGGCGGTGGTGGGCGACGGCAGCAACGATGCCGCCGTCCTGCGCGGCGCCGACGTGTCGTTCGCGATGGGGCGCGGCACCGAACTGGCCCAGGTGCATGCCGACGGCGTGCTGCTGGGCGACAGCCTGCTGCCGCTGGCCGACGCTGCCGACACCGCGCGCCGCACCATGGCCATCATCCGCCAGAACCTGGTCTGGGCCTCGGTCTATAACCTGGCTGCGATCCCGGCGGCGGCGACCGGGCTGCTCAGCCCCTGGCTGTCCGGCATCGGCATGGCGGCCAGCTCGGCAATCGTGGTGCTGAACGCGCTCCGCTTGCGAAAGGAATGA
- a CDS encoding sulfite exporter TauE/SafE family protein, which translates to MSGVSLIPVFLVGLAGSVHCAGMCGGIVGALSVARGARPAPAFPVPVRTVATRSLAPAAGHVAAYNAGRIASYAGAGALAGGLAGGAASLSGLPALQAGAYVLANLMLVALGLYLMDAWRGLALLEQGGQALWRRLSPLLREIGPLDSAGRMFAAGAVWGWLPCGMVYSMLVTAMLSGSALDGAGVMLAFGLGTLPMLAAIGLAGARLRTLFQMRRVRLACGLLILAFGLLGLARAAGVVPAAGMAAHWIGVLCLAPGAGA; encoded by the coding sequence ATGAGCGGCGTCAGCCTGATCCCGGTGTTCCTGGTCGGCCTGGCCGGCAGCGTCCACTGCGCCGGCATGTGCGGCGGCATCGTCGGCGCGCTGTCGGTCGCGCGCGGTGCACGGCCCGCGCCTGCCTTCCCGGTGCCGGTGCGCACGGTGGCGACGCGCAGCCTCGCCCCGGCGGCGGGACACGTGGCCGCCTACAACGCCGGACGCATCGCCAGCTATGCCGGCGCGGGCGCGCTGGCGGGCGGGCTGGCCGGCGGCGCCGCCAGTCTGAGCGGGCTGCCGGCGCTGCAGGCCGGCGCCTACGTGCTGGCGAACCTGATGCTGGTGGCGCTGGGACTGTACCTGATGGACGCCTGGCGCGGCCTGGCCCTGCTGGAGCAGGGCGGGCAGGCGCTGTGGCGCCGCCTGTCGCCGCTGCTGCGCGAGATCGGCCCGCTCGACAGCGCGGGACGCATGTTCGCCGCCGGCGCGGTGTGGGGCTGGCTGCCCTGCGGGATGGTCTACAGCATGCTGGTGACCGCCATGCTGAGCGGCTCCGCGCTGGATGGCGCCGGCGTGATGCTGGCCTTCGGGCTGGGCACGCTGCCGATGCTGGCGGCGATCGGCCTGGCCGGGGCCAGGCTGCGTACGCTGTTCCAGATGCGCCGGGTGCGCCTGGCCTGCGGCCTGCTGATCCTCGCCTTCGGCCTGCTCGGCCTGGCGCGCGCAGCCGGTGTCGTGCCGGCCGCCGGCATGGCCGCGCACTGGATCGGCGTGCTGTGCCTCGCGCCGGGAGCCGGGGCATGA